From one Salvelinus alpinus chromosome 14, SLU_Salpinus.1, whole genome shotgun sequence genomic stretch:
- the LOC139539027 gene encoding R3H domain-containing protein 1-like isoform X3 produces the protein MGLFLRASSTTQLNTSQSLSHQLVQHHPDTHGSSSTSSDPASEGFTLLSGDTTPRQAQHPAPQPETSATMRGLETEESHNASATPTPAGGEEPSLTKTDCREPAETQPQAQPQTQLQPQRSDESCCQEKETQQQTSEQTGKRLKSNSKLKLVRSLAVCEESSPPPIATDLPREHQENIEIQFTQSFDKEESSSSPIKNEVDQDKGVEKLLEKTERMPRKMLSRDSSQEYTDSTGIDVHEFLVNTLKNNPRDRMMLLKLEQDILDFISNNESQKRKFPPMTSYHRMLLHRVAAYFGLDHNVDQTGKSVIINKTSNTRIPDQKFSEHIKDDKTDDFQKRYILKRDNSGSDKDDNMMRMRLKEDRRSKSIEEREEDYQRARDRIFAQDDPDGFPLEKRIQEDDACNSTQQRRQIFRLKDGRSANSCQSSSENEPKNAEPRPWSSTDSDSSNRNLRPAMTKASSFSGISVLIRGDSSGSSKSMGRLSKTGSESSGSVGSSTGSLSRSQPTHPVPALTKAGYPHNHSALPCPAAYPAVCASSTVVYEAGGRSVAPPVNTANTSYYLLPLEATGIPPGSVLVNPHTGQPFVNPDGSAVVYNPNHGMAPQHHNQQGRTQQPIPTPPHLPGQHQPTNHNHVLAQPVRPLQPSAQPVQYSSVSYPSQLLSVSPDQLYTVQENLGAQFSHMSLSRQASGEGPSVVLQAPPQQGFMVPPQGQPVPAPQAYNTPAPPPVNQPLMQQQGYMQQMPACYCGPGQYPLSNQGYRPVGTVQYSALQSQPMPPPTQQTGYQTVMLNHPQSYQSMIVVQQPQSQNPVSGQQNPVSGQQNTVSGQHSNMGHQMQGMMVQYPSMSSYQVSMQPQGSQVVPQQTYQQPIVIHNQSNQGHMPGSGVQVYYSVITPNQQSSSVEFLPPSGSEQMLFPRPSSPCSSQQPLHQTHQCSGGGMVMMQLMLSPGQQPRPHTPSQWKHSKYYSLDHTRGQKSTELSVIDTSQSSPQLGSPSTSPAQSPTPSHLTNVKSNRPGLTPVPMMPQFSRPFVPGQGDARYPLLGQSLQYNPQSRPPLLHFPPMAPNHQVPMGIRHSGGVGRGRKQPRKALSTDLS, from the exons ATGGGCCTCTTCCTTAGGGCTTCCAGCACGACCCAGCTCAACACAAGCCAGAGCCTCAGCCACCAGCTGGTCCAGCACCATCCAGACACCCACGGCAGCAGCAGCACCTCGAGTGACCCTGCCTCAGAGGGCTTCACCCTTCTCTCCGGCGACACCACCCCACGGCAGGCCCAGCACCCAGCACCGCagccg GAGACTAGTGCCACTATGAGAGGTCTGGAGACTGAGGAGAGCCACAATGCCAGTGCCACACCGACACCAGCAGGGGGAGAAGAGCCAAGCCTGACCAAGACAGATTGCAGGGAGCCGGCAGAGACCCAGCCACAGGCCCAACCTCAGACCCAGCTCCAACCACAGAGGTCAGATGAGAGCTGCTGTCAAGAGAAGGAAACTCAG CAGCAGACATCGGAACAGACAGGAAAAAGGCTCAAG TCTAACTCAAAGTTAAAGTTAGTTCGAAGCCTGGCTGTTTGCGaagagtcctctcctcctcctattgcTACTGATCTGCCTCGAGAACATCAG GAGAACATTGAGATCCAGTTCACCCAGTCGTTTGACAAAGAGGAGTCGTCGTCATCGCCCATCAAGAATGAAGTGGACCAAGATAAAGGAGTGGAGAAGCTGCTGGAGAAGACTGAAAGGATGCCCAGGAAGATGCTGTCCAGAG atTCCAGTCAGGAATACACAGACTCTACTGGGATCGATGTCCATGAGTTCTTAGTAAACacgctgaaaaacaaccccag GGACAGAATGATGCTTCTGAAGTTGGAACAGGACATTCTTGACTTTATCAGTAATAACGA AAGCCAGAAGAGAAAGTTCCCTCCGATGACCTCCTACCACAGAATGCTGCTGCACCGCGTTGCAGCCTACTTCGGCCTCGACCACAACGTCGACCAAACCGGGAAATCTGTAATCATCAACAAAACTAGCAATACGAGAAT ACCTGATCAGAAGTTTTCAGAACACATCAAAGATGACAAAACTGACGACTTCCAAAAGCGGTACATTCTCAAAAGGGACAACTCCGGCTCAGACAAAGATGACAATATG ATGCGGATGAGACTGAAGGAAGACAGGAGGAGTAAGTCTATAGAGGAACGAGAGGAGGATTACCAGAGGGCCAGAGACAGGATATTCGCTCAAGAT GATCCAGATGGCTTTCCTCTTGAAAAAAGAATACAGGAGGATGATGCCTGTaacagcacacagcaaagacGGCAAATCTTTAG gttaaaagatgGCCGCTCGGCCAACAGTTGCCAGAGCAGCTCTGAGAACGAGCCCAAGAACGCTGAACCCCGGCCGTGGAGCAGCACTGACTCTGACAGCTCAAACCGTAACCTGAGGCCAGCCATGACCAAAGCAAGCAGCTTCAGCGGCATCTCTGTCCTCATCAGGGGAGACAGCTCAGGCAGCAGCAAGAGCATGGGTCGCCTCTCTAAGACTG GTTCTGAGTCTTCGGGTAGTGTAGGGTCCTCCACGGGTTCGCTCTCTCGCTCCCAGCCAACCCACCCTGTCCCGGCTCTAACCAAGGCTGGCTACCCCCACAACCACTCTGCGCTTCCCTGCCCAGCGGCCTACCCAGCTGTCTGCGCTAGTAGTACTGTGGTCTATGAGGCGGGAGGCAGGAGCGTGGCACCGCCAGTGAACACAGCTAACACTAGCTACTATTTGCTTCCTCTGGAAGCCACAGGGATACCGCCAGGGAGTGTCCTGGTCAACCCACACACAG GACAGCCGTTTGTGAACCCGGATGGAAGTGCTGTGGTGTACAACCCCAACCACGGCATGGCTCCTCAGCATCATAATCAGCAGGGCAGGACCCAGCAGCCCATTCCCACTCCTCCGCACTTGCCTGGCCAGCACCAGCCCACCAATCACAACCACGTCCTCGCACAG CCGGTCCGGCCCCTCCAGCCCTCTGCTCAGCCTGTCCAGTACTCGTCTGTCTCTTACCCATCTCAGCTCCTCTCCGTCTCCCCTGACCAACTATACACTGTG CAAGAGAACCTGGGAGCCCAGTTCAGCCACATGAGTCTGTCCCGGCAGGCCTCTGGGGAGGGCCCCTCCGTGGTGCTCCAGGCCCCCCCGCAGCAGGGCTTCATGGTGCCCCCCCAAGGCCAGCCTGTCCCTGCCCCCCAGGCCTACAACACCCCCGCCCCTCCGCCTGTCAACCAGCCACTCATGCAGCAACAAGGTTACATGCAGCAG ATGCCAGCGTGTTACTGTGGGCCAGGCCAGTACCCCCTGTCCAACCAGGGGTACAGGCCTGTGGGCACAGTGCAGTATAGTGCCCTGCAGAGCCAGCCAATGCCCCCGCCCACACAACAGACAG GTTACCAAACTGTGATGCTCAATCATCCACAGAGCTATCAGAGTATGATAGTAGTGCAACAGCCACAGAGTCAAAACCCGGTCAGTGGCCAGCAGAACCCGGTCAGTGGCCAGCAGAACACGGTCAGTGGCCAGCATAGCAATATGGGACATCAGATGCAAGGCATGATGGTCCAGTATCCCTCTATGTCATCTTATCAG GTATCCATGCAGCCCCAAGGCTCCCAGGTTGTACCACAGCAAACGTATCAGCAGCCTATCGTCATCCACAACCAGTCCAACCAGGGGCACATGCCTGGCTCTGGTGTCCAGGTTTACTACAGTGTTATCACACCCAATCAACAGAG CTCCTCTGTAGAGTTCCTGCCTCCCTCCGGATCAGAGCAGATGTTGTTCCCTCGACCGTCCTCCCCCTGCAGCTCCCAGCAGCCCCTCCATCAGACACATCAGTGCTCag GTGGTGGAATGGTGATGATGCAGCTGATGTTGTCCCCTGGCCAGCAGCCGAGGCCTCACACGCCCTCGCAGTGGAAACACAGCAAGTACTACAGTCTGGATCACACCAGAGGACAGAAGTCCACAGAGCTCTCAGTTATAGACACCTCACAG